tggagtgtgaactcagatcctctgcactgcccctggcttctttttgctcaaggctagcactctaccacttgagccacagcgccacttccagccttttctgtttatgtggtgctgaggaatcgagcccaaggcttcaagcatgctaggcaagcactctgctactaagccacattcccagccctctgcataTTCTTAATTAAGCCTCACATCAGACCCTGAACCAACAGGCAGAGACTGTGGCTTGTCATGTAGGCATGTCAGCTGCTTCAAGTAAAGCCATTGCTCCTAATGACTCCAATACAATGTTCCATGTGCCAAGTGCCAGGAACCAGAGAGCAGCTAATAGCTGCCAAACTCATCAGGACACCTTCCTGACCAGCCCTGGAGATCTTTCTTCCAAACCAGTCCAACCGCTGCTATCCCTCTCTCCCTACACATTCACAgtggctccccgcccccccccgcccccaacgcTGCCGCAAACCCAGCACAATGACAGCCAATGCTTCCCTCTGCcgccctccacccaccccacccctctcatGGCTCCTATCTCACCACAGATAGTAGAGGCTTTGTAGGATTAAACTCCTTGGCATTGGGGTTCAACGTTGATTTCTTTACTTGTCTACAAGAGAAAATATAATCAGTTTCATGGCCTGCACCTCACCCCCTAGCGCACCAGCAGCCCCCATGGTACTCACTCAGCGACAGGGCCCTCATCCTTGTCATCTCCCTTTATAAGGCCCACTGGGGGGCTGCCAGTCTGGCTCGGGCAAGGTGGTGGAGGCTGCTCCGAACCCTCAGCGCCTCCTGCTGATGCCAGAGGTGGTTTGTCTTCTTTATCGGATACGGACTCCGTCTTTGAGGAGACTGGAGACCCCATGGACTCTGAGGTTAATAAACCATcaacctccttctcctttcctttggcCTCCTCCTTTAGGATCCGGGGGGAAAAAGGATCCAGGCTGGTCTCAGGGGAGCTGGGGGGCTGAAGCTGGAAGGAGGACACATACAGTGAGCACTGTCCAGGTGACCTCAGGTCCTGCCTCCTCCAGGTCCTCCTAGCTTGAGGCTCTTCTTTTCCACCCACTGGGCACTTTGCTGTGGCTACAGTTCCACCCACACCACTGCATGCTGTCAAATCCAGCTCCTTCGCACCCTGCTCACCTTGAACTGGGCCCCAAACTTTCTTAGTTCTTCCAATTGAAATCGTTTCTGTTCATTTTGAAGGCCAGAGACtaagtgaaaaagagaaaaataatcaatCACAGCCAGGCTTTGGTGGTCAAGAGGCTAagacatgaggatcatggtttgaaaccagcctggacaagaaagtctgtgagacgtttatctccaattaaccaccaaaaaccaggagtagagctatggctcaaagtggtagagtgctagcttttagcagAGAAGTTCATGGACAGCATCCaaccccttagttcaagccccgtgaacaacaacaacaaaatagaacaCACATCCTTTTCAAAGGTGACTACACAGGACTAATACAGAGGACAAGAAACCAAGGAAAAACACAAGAGCTCTTGAGAATTTCAACAGGAATTAGGGTCAAAGGGCCAATGGAAACTGCTTCCTATTCCCAACAAACTTCTAACGGAAATGCTCTCTCAAACAAAGAAGCATTAGACCCCACCATGGTAAACCATTCTTACCTTTCCCAGCTATCCGGGCCAGGTCCTGGGGTTCCAGGGTCCTGCCAGGCTCCTTGGCTGGGACTTCTTTCACTGAGGAAAGAGACATGCCTGAAGGTTCTCCTATTCCAAACCACACTGCTAACTGTCCATAGCCCTCAACGGTCAGGCTCTTACCATCTGTGGGGGTCAGTGAGATCTTTGGAGAAGCTGGGGTAATAGAGCCTGCTCCAGGATCCACAACAGATGTGACAGGGATGGAGGCTGCAGAAGTTGCTACTGCCGAGCCAAGAGGAGGCTCAGGACACGGAGTTGAGATTGGGGCAGGGACAGCAGACTTGGGAGAGCGTGGGGGGTACATCCGTCCcactggaagaaaagggagagctGTTCCATGGTTACCGCTGGTCAATAAGCAGCGAATACAGGGCACTTACTTAAAGCTTACACATTTTTTGTACTCAGGATCACAAACTCAAAAGTCTACAAAGCCAAGACAGATAGTATAAGGAGAAGGAGGTAAATGGTCTCAATGTGCACCAAAAAGACCAGAATGCTTATAAGAACAGTCATGATTTGGTCCTAGGCAACTAGAGGTATGCAATTAACACAGGATCAGTTTTGGCGGAACTTTCTGCACTTCAAAAGAAACTGGAAATTTTCTATGATTTCCCTTTTAATAAACTGGCAACAAATTAAAATCTAAACAAAATACATCTGACAGTCAGATATAATCCATGAATTGCCAGGTTGAAATTGCTATActagggaaatggaaaaattctTTTCCCAACAGGACAAATTCAACCTTTCCCCACTCTAGCATCTATCTTTAACCTGTCTCCCATTCCATCACTCATTCCACCTGACTTGTCTCTGTATACGTTCACACCCATTTCTTCACCCAGCACGATGAAGCTTTTACCTGCAGCAGGAGGTGGAACGGAAGCTTCTCCGGAAGGCCTGCTGTTAGGTGAAGACAGAGTCTTACCACCTCTCAGAGGCCGCTGTGCCTTGGGAGACATGCGGGAAGGGccttggggaggaaaaaaaggtaaaaaaaatgagCACCTGCTGTTACATCACCACTAACACATCCAATCTCCTCCTAACCCACCTACTTTTTATACTTCCCACCTTCCTGTTGTCCCCTTTTTTGCCAAGTGTGCTTCATAACTCACCTCCATTGATCCCACGAGTCTCAGACCCTGGGCCAGGGCTGCTGTTGTCGAGGTGGTGAGGACCACGGGGTGGCAATGAGCTAAGGCCAGGCCTCCCGCCTCGAGAACTGCTACACCGAACTCCTCCCCGGGGACCTTCCCGAACTCTCTGCGGCAAAGGGATATACTTCCCCTCCCTGAAGAAAGATTCAAGTCAAGGACAAAATGCACATTTTTTGGCATTATggagtcctagcaactcagacaCAATCAACCAATGTTCCCCAATTTCACCAATCCTAGTGGATGAGAAAAGCAAGATCAGGCTATAGTTAAGTGCTGAGCCAGGCACTGAacacctcatgcctataatcctagttattcaggaggctgagacctgaggaacagatctcaaagtcagcccaggcaaatacaaataatacaaatatGGATGAATACAAATACTATAACCAAattccttaaaaattttttttcttgggctgggaatatggcctagtggcaagagtgcttgcctcctacacatgaagctcttggttcgattccccagcacaacatatatggaaaatggccagaaggggtgctgtggctcaggtggcagagtgctagccttgagcgggaagaagccagggacagtgctcaggccctgagtccaaggcccaggattggcaaaaaaaaaaaaaattaaaaattaaaaaaaaattttttttttcttcatgccaAATGTTGATGGCTCATGGCCATAACTGGTGAGAACTGAGGACCAAGGCTCCAAGCAAGCCCAGGTAAGAAGTatatgagcttcttatctccaattaaccaccaaaaagccagaagtggagctgtggctcaaagctgtaaGCTGTAGAGcacttgagatcaagccccagtcccagaaaggaaaaaaaaaaaaaaaaaaaaaaagcagaaattcaACTGTCACAGCCAAGAGGTTTAAATAaacatgaataaattaaaaaatgaattcaaatatGGTATAATATCCTGGATAGTATCCTAGAACGGAAGAAGAATCTGAGATTCAAAAATAAGAATGTAATAAACTTCAGACTTTAGTTAATAACAATATATCAATATTGGTTCATTAATTGTCGTAAGTAAAATGTTAATAAGGGAAACTGAATCTAGTATACATGGGGAATTCATACCTATAAACTTAAACAggttattaagaaaaataaaaaagcagtaatgggttatcttaaaaaaaaaaaaaagctgtagcgcactaatcttgagcacaagcACTCAgacaagtgcccaggctcttagttcaagccccaaaagcaGCACCACCCCctcccttttttgccagtccagggcttgaactcagggcctgggtactgtccctgggcttctttggttcaaggctagtagtctaccatttgagccacagcaccacttctggccttttctgtttatgtggtactgaggaatcaatcccagggcttcatgcatgctaggcaagcactctaccactaagccacattcccagccttccaacTTTTTAATCTAAACTTAAATATGCTTAACCTTATGGAAAATTACTTACTCTTGCTACATTTCAGTCTCCCCAATCTACAAGTTGGAAATAGCTACGTATTAACCTACCTCTTACAAAGCAGCAAAGATTAACATAAAAACAGGCTAGCCAAGGCCTTGAACCCCACTGTGAGACTCAAACAGCTCCAGATGCCCAATGAGTTACCTGGATGCCAGGCTGGGGCTCTCTCGCCCTGACCCTTGCCTTTGGACTGCACTATGCTTCTCCTCCTCTGTGCGCCCGTCCTCATTTTCCATAGCAATCCGTAGGCGGTACTGGGGACTTGACTCGATCTCTCGAGCCAGCTGGGCTGCACGCAGCTCCCGCTGACGGAACTCTTCTGAGTTGTCTTTTTCTAAGGGTACCCTGAAAAAATACCCACATACTATGTTATAACATCAGCATTTGTAACAAGCCTACAGCATCAGTGTGTAATGTCTtccatcattttttcttcttttctagtgCTAGGGTCCAAACTCAAGAGCCTCACACGTTAGACAAGTACTCTGGCCTAGCCCAGTTagcatattcatatatttattcatatatgtgCTCCTGGGTATGAACTGAGGAGGTCTTATGCTTGCTATGTAGgccctctacttgagccacacccccagtctaGCCAACATTTAATACTACTACTAGGTCCCAAGGTAAAACACTAAGACATATATGAATGTAAAGTTTACAATGCTTAAATTTTAGAAAGAAGATATAGGTGAATAGTTAGAAAAGAAGTCACTATTCACAGTGTGGCCTAACCAGAAAAACTTAATTTATATTCTTTATAtaaaaattcagggctggggatatggcctagtggcaagagtgcctgcctcatatacatgaggccctgggttcgattccccagcaccacatatacagaaaatggccagaagtggcactgtggctcaagtggcagagtactagccttgagcaaaaagaagccagggacagtgctcagaccctgagtccaagccccaggactggcaaaaaaataaataaataaaatttaaaaaaaaatcaacatcagTATCACCCCAtcctggagtaaaaaaaaaaatctttgaggaAATAGGTCACAAGGCAGACCAGGAGTGAGGAGAAAGTTCCTTGTATACCTATAAAAGAATGCACAAGAACTATGTTCTACTTAGCAATCTACCTTCTGCTGGTGAGTACACTGCTCCACTGCCCCACTGAGGAGTGCAAGACACTCACGTGTAAGAGGAGAGACTGCTGTCGTAAGTGGTCTTCACGCCATAGTTCTCCTCATTGAACTTGAACATTTCGTTGGGGTCCCATCCATTGGACTAAAGGGTTAAAGGGAGAATGTTTAAAACCCAGCAAGGGAAAGAATAATTGATAAGCCATTTTCCTTCACATTAAAAACTTAAATGCGAACCACACCCAGAGCAGTATCAAGACATTCATTCTAGGTGTAAGCCCCCAAGAAAGTCTAACACATTTGCACAAATACATATGGCTCTAAAACCAATACAGCACTACTTGTTAAATTTTGTTTACCTATTTAcatatttagttttagttttttttttttttttttgccagtcctgggccttggactcagggcctgagcactgtccctggcttcttcccgctcaaggctagcactctgccacttgagccacagcaccacttctggccgttttctgtatatgtggtgctggggaatcgaacctagggcctcgtgtatcggaggcaggcactcttgccactaggccatatccccagcccacacataTTTAGTTTTTGACTGAGCGTTCTGCTTTTAAACTACTCAGGGCGGGCTGGAATTCTACATAACCAAAGCTGCCCCCTGCCTTTGCCTTCCAAATACTgaaattacaagtgtgtaccactaagccgggtgctagtggctcatatttgtaatcctagctatataggaAGCTAAGATATGAtgagtgtggttcaaagtcagcctgagcaaaagagtccATGGGACTCTAAGAGGCTTCagaactgcacccaggccctgagtttaagccccaggactggcaaaaaaaaaaaaataacaaaaaaccccaaaacaacaacaaaagggctggggatatggcctagtggcaagagtgcctgcctcatatacatgaggccctgggtttgattccccagcaccacatatgcagaaaatggccagaagtggcgctgtggctcaagtggcagagtgctagccttgagcagaaggaggccagggatggtgctcaggccctgagtccaagccccaggaatggccaaaaaaaaaaaacaacccacaagtaTGCACCCACTACACTTGGCTTGTGAGACTTCTTTAAATGCCAAAATAATGGTAACGAAACACATCATAAGGGCAAAGAACAAAAATAGTTTTTTGATTATTCATAATTAAGAGAAACAAACTAGATCCGTGTATAGCACGAAAAGTTCGACAAGGTGAGAAAAGTAAATTGTTCTGCAAACTGATACTAAAATATATGTCAAAGATGTTGCTTTTAGGAAAGGAAATGggcctaattttattttttgctagttctggggcttgaactcagggcctgagcactatccctggcttcttttttgctcaaggctagcactctactccttgagccacagcaccacttctggctttttctatttatgtggtgctgaggaatcaaacccagggcttcatgcatgtgaggcaagcaccctaccactaggacacattcccagccccgaaatggGTCTAAACAGTGGTGTTTTTTTAAACCTACTGTTACACTGATAGAAAAGAGTCACAAAGCAAACATTAACTGCCAATCATGTACAGATACATTTGTTAGCTATTTTCTGAACTTTTGTATTTGCTATTTGAGAACCATCAACAATAGGCAACAGCATTTCCGCCCCCCCCTTTCTAATAATCAACACCTGATTCAAAGAATGAATCTGTCAACAACCCCCAATCTGGCTGCCCCATTACTCAGAGAAGGAGACTATACCATGTCAGACTCGAGATCATAGTCATCGCTGTTGCTGTCACCACCCTCCCAGCGCTGAAGCACCTTCTCTTTGTGCTCACCGTTCACCTTCGAGTTCATGGCAATGGCTGAGTCAGTGAACTTGTCTGTAGGGCAGAATGGATAATCAGAAGTCAGGTGGTAACTGACAGCTTTCCTGCCTCTCAGCCTCACTCCCATACCCCCAATAAGTAGTTTAGAAACAAAGACAAGCTTAAAAAACCCatattcagccaggcactggaggatcacccctataatcctagacactcaggaggctaagatctgaggattgcagttcaaagactgcCCAAGCAGGAACATCCataagacacttatttccaataagccactagaaaaccaaagtggagctgtggttcaaagtggtagaacactagccttgagcagaaaagctcaaggatagtgcacaggccctgagttcaagctccatgactgataaaaaaaaaaaaaaaaacagacccaGAATATTGTATACTATATGTTGAGAGAAGGAAACATCAGACAAAACACTGATTTTAATGGTTCAAAGCAACAACTGAATTGTAAACTAACAAGGAACAACCATGAAGAACCACAACAGAGGCCGGAACCCACCTCCCTACATATCAGACATCAAAACACATTtagaagaaaatttcagccatctttttcaggaaaaaagctggtaaaaaaaatcaagtcaacaTGTTCCAGCTGCAAACAAACTTCCCTCTACTCACATAGAGTGGATCtgacacaacagcacagcacaatacCTTTAGTAGCATAATTGAAGTCAACATTTCGGAAGTGGACAAGCATGACATCACTTGGCTTAAACACCATGGTGTCTACAATGTCTTCTCGACGAGGGCCACCCGCTGGCTCAGATGCTTTCCGGTGCACAGCATCTACTGCCAGctcaaactacaaaagcaacattGCCCAACAAGCACAGgtcaatattaagaaatataagTGCAAAACTATGACCATTCCCCTCTTACCCTTTCTAAATCTTTCCCAATAGTACATTGTCACGTGCCCAGCCTGCTCTACAAAACCacaggacttagaaaaaataaatctcaaactTAAATTTTAACTAAAAATGTTAAGGTCCACAAGAATGGTAAATAGTATTGTCTGAGTCTTCAACACATCCTtgacttccctctcccccttccatgCAATTCCAAAAATAAGCCAATTTGACTAAACTGACCTTTGAGCTCAGAGTCTTGAAAATGCCTTCATAGGTAGTGCCATTCTTCACCTTTACATCACAAGTGGAGCCCTAAGAGGGTGGGAAGGTTAAGAAGACTCCAAAACTGATGGATCTCAGTCCTCAAACACTCTAGGGATTAAAAGCTTCACTTACCACCACAGCTGTCAGGAAATGCAGCATCCTGGAATTATTATAGACACCTTCAAACACCTGTCGGTAACATCAGatggagaagaaataaagaagcagCCTGCAAACACCTCCTTTCTTTCTAAATGACTCTTGTTGGGCTGAACCACAATTCTTGTTAGCTCATTTGTCTATCTCTGCATCTACCATGTCTTATATTCCCATATGGTCGTTATTTAGTTCTTCCTATTTtttacaaggagaaaaaaaaggcacTCACAGGTGACTGTGGGGGTCCTTTTCCAGTACTCTGTCccctataagaaaaaaaaaaaaaaggttatttacTCCCAAAGCCACATATATCATGAAGTTGCTTAGTCAACAAGGTTTCCCAACTCTCATGTTAAAAAAGGAGTAGGCATTAAATGTTAATAAACACATTTCCTCCAAaagccagttaaaaaaaaaagaccccaatTAACAACGGCTGTCAATTGCTCTAAAAGCCAATACAACAGCCTTCTCACTTTCTTCAAGGGGCCAGGGTTGAATGCGTCCACGGACCAATGCCACAGTGTTCTAATAAGCAGTAACCCCCTCCAGACCGGAAAGGTGAAAAGCTCAGAGGTGCAGATGCACTGCTACTCAGCTCATGCACATCACCTCCCAAATGGAGCAAACCATTTTCGGCAACCTTAGGTCCCAAGCCCGGCGAGGAGGGGTATTTCCTCCACACTCCGCCCTTTCGCCGTCATTACTCATTCACCCAGTTACCCACACTGCAGGGGTCACCAATCGCCAGGTAACACTGCTCCTCGATGGCTGATGTAACCGGCGGTTGAGGAGGGCGGTGAGGGGGCCGTTGGCGGGGCCGGGGGACAGCGCAGCCGCAAAAGCCATCCACCGGGAGGCCTCGCCCGGTCTGCGCCTGCGCACTAAAGCCCACGGGCCTCTtcaaagcccccccccctcccgcgaaCACGACCCACTGCGCCTGCGTGTACCGCCGCTCTCGATCGCATTGACACACAACCCCGCGGAACTGTGAGCTCCGCTCCCGCCAACACCAGACGCACCTTTCCATGCACACTAGCCGCCCCAGCCCTACGCGCTACCGGGACGCGGGAATGCCCGGGTCACAAGACGGAGCATCCGCGCGCACGTAGTCGAagggcgggcgcgcgcgcgctGGAGGTTCCCAGCCCGCAGTCCTCCCAGCCGTCCCTCCTTCCGCGCCCCCGCCCACCCGGCTCCCCTCTTACTGGCCAGACCAGGAAGGGGGAGGTAGCAACCCGCTccaagtccctccctccccattggCCAAACTGTGGGCCGCGCGCCCCCCTCCATTGGCCAGAGCCGGGGACCCCTTCCCGCAGCTGGCACCTCATTGGCTGCAGCCGGGGACCGCGAGACCCTTCGTGGTAATGGAGCCGGGGACCCCGATCACCTCCTCACCCCCCCAATTCCCCGTGCCCGCGGTGCTGGCAGGACGCGCCCCGCCTCCCCACGGGGCCTCGTCCCGGGCTAGGCCCTCGGGAGCCGAGCGCGGCTCCGAGATCCCGGATGCGGCCAAGGACCCTTTCTCTCCAACCTGTTGGGACCCAAagggaaccccccccccagcttcctgGGGTTCCTCATTCCCGGCGCCCGCTGCaccgggccgggctgggggcgcGCCCCACCGGAACCGCGCCGCCGCCTCCAGCCCGCAGCCCGGCTCCCCCACCCGGAAGCCCGCCCTTCTCACCTGGCGCTGCCGATGGCGGCGGCCCCGGGCCTCTCCTGGTGCGGCGGCGGCGCTAAGATGCCTTCGGCTCCCCGGCGAAGCCCGCTCCCAGCCGCGGGCCCCAGGCACGGGGAGGCGACGACGGGAGGCCCCGGCGGAGCCGCGGTGACGGCCAGCGGCCCCGGGAGGCCGCCGTTGGGAGGGCTGGTGCCGCCGGGAGGCCGGCGGGCCACGGCCTGTTGCGTGGGGGGCGGCTGTGGGGGCTGAGAGGTCTGTTGTGGCGGCTGAGGCTTCAACATGATGGCAGCGTCCGGAAAGGGAAttaagagggaagggagggaaagagggggccGGGGTTGGAGCCGCGCCGGGGAGCGCGGGAAGCGGAGGGGATCGGGAGGCCGGGGACCCGCCgttggcgggcgggggggggaagccccGCGGAGCCGGGGATAGGTAGAGAAGACCGCGGCGCGAGGGAGCGCCGcgaggcggaaggggagggggggtctcGGGCCTgaggaaagcgagagagcgcgagtcGACCTGGCGCGCGTGCGCGTCgccgggaggagggcgggggaggagcgGGCCGGCGCTCTGCCGGGGGAGGGGCGCGAGGAGGGAGCGCGGCTTGAGGCGACCGGGCGGTTGGCTCCGGCAGGAGACGGGGAGAGGAGGAAGCCGGTGGACCTCGCGCTCCCGGCCCTTCAGCTAGGTAAGGAGCAGCGCGGGCGCTCAACGCGCGCCAAGTTTAGAGTCTCTGGGTCTCAAGCTGCCTTAGAGGCGGGCGGCGGCCGTCGCTTCACAATGAGCGTGTGTGAAACGCTAGGGGAGGAGCCGAAGCAGCGGAGAGGAAGATCCGGCGGCCACGCCCACACCTCCGGCGTAACGTCAGGATTCTTCCGCTGTGTGTGAGGTGAACGTCATAGCGTAAAGTTCTTCCGCCAAGAAAAAGACACCCCCCACTCCACAGTAACTGCTCATTTAGTTTGGTAGTAGGGCTCCAGAGGAGTTAGTCCTTTCACTTTTTCCGCTCTACATACAAATTTGGTGAGCATTAGTGATTCGCTTGAAGGTGCTTATCCTTCCACGTAAATCTGCGCCCATTTCTGAAGTGTGGCTTTTAAATCTAAATTGTTACTTGACCAGGCTTTAAAATGAGCCCTTGAAAAGGCagcagcaggctgggaatgtgacttagtggtagagtgcttgcctagcatgcatgaagccctgggttccattcctcagcaccatgtaaagaggaaaagctggaagtggccctgtggctcaaatggtagagtgctagccttaagcacaaagaagccaggggcagtgctcaggccctaagttcaagcctagccaaaaaagaaaagttcaagactagccaaaaaagacaaaacacaataaaatgtAGCAGCCTTGccaggcaccggtgactcacacctataatcctgctactcataaggctgagatctgaggattgccgttcatagccagtctgggcaggaaagtgtgggggactctcatcaccaattaaccactagaaaacgaagtggagctgtggctcaacaaaaagtggtaaagcgctagcctcgagcaaagagctcagggactatgcTCAGGCACTGACTGAGcttaagctccatgactgacaatacaaaaaactaaaggacagggcccaggccttgagttcaagccccagtacaggcatacGAAGCACACACACCCGCGACTGAAAGAGCAGCTTAATTGGTAGACTGCTTGACTAGCATaggtaaggccctgggttcaattaccagTACcccttgccacccccccccccgaaaaaaaaaatcccccagtTTTACAATTAAGGAAACCATTCAAAGCAGATGGAATattagctattgaggaggctgagatctgaaagacagattcaaagccagcctgtgcagtagGTTTGAGCTGCACTGAACTCCCTTTCCCACAACATACCATGCCCTTCCTCCACACTGCCTGCCCAACTGTCCATTCACAGAACATTCTCTTTTGGTCCtctactttttcattttcatgcTCCAATGTCCATTTTTCCAGGTGTCTTTTGTTACTGACTCCCTCCTTTTAGCTTCCAAACCATACTAAAATTAGCCAAAGAGTTAGGGGCAGCTAGAGTATGCAGTcagcatgcctgaggccctggctTAATCCTCAGCATAAATAAGAAACAACCTGCAGGtagtgcatacatgtatatagtcCCAGCTGTTTGTGAGGCTtcttcaaagcaagcctgggcattGTAGCAAGACTATCTCTAGTAATACTAGGGTTTGGATTCAagaaatgaactcagggccatcaCTTGGACTATCTCCAGCTTTCTgttagtttgg
This genomic stretch from Perognathus longimembris pacificus isolate PPM17 chromosome 23, ASM2315922v1, whole genome shotgun sequence harbors:
- the Atxn2l gene encoding ataxin-2-like protein isoform X14 — protein: MLKPQPPQQTSQPPQPPPTQQAVARRPPGGTSPPNGGLPGPLAVTAAPPGPPVVASPCLGPAAGSGLRRGAEGILAPPPHQERPGAAAIGSARGQSTGKGPPQSPVFEGVYNNSRMLHFLTAVVGSTCDVKVKNGTTYEGIFKTLSSKFELAVDAVHRKASEPAGGPRREDIVDTMVFKPSDVMLVHFRNVDFNYATKDKFTDSAIAMNSKVNGEHKEKVLQRWEGGDSNSDDYDLESDMSNGWDPNEMFKFNEENYGVKTTYDSSLSSYTVPLEKDNSEEFRQRELRAAQLAREIESSPQYRLRIAMENEDGRTEEEKHSAVQRQGSGRESPSLASREGKYIPLPQRVREGPRGGVRCSSSRGGRPGLSSLPPRGPHHLDNSSPGPGSETRGINGGPSRMSPKAQRPLRGGKTLSSPNSRPSGEASVPPPAAVGRMYPPRSPKSAVPAPISTPCPEPPLGSAVATSAASIPVTSVVDPGAGSITPASPKISLTPTDVKEVPAKEPGRTLEPQDLARIAGKVSGLQNEQKRFQLEELRKFGAQFKLQPPSSPETSLDPFSPRILKEEAKGKEKEVDGLLTSESMGSPVSSKTESVSDKEDKPPLASAGGAEGSEQPPPPCPSQTGSPPVGLIKGDDKDEGPVAEQVKKSTLNPNAKEFNPTKPLLSVNKSTSTPTSPGPRTHSTPSIPVLTAGQSGLYSPQYISYIPQIHMGPAVQAPQMYPYPVSNSVPGQQGKYRGAKGSLPPQRSDQHQPASAPPMMQAAAAAGPPLVAATPYSSYIPYNPQQFPGQPAMMQPMAHYPSQPVFAPMLQSNQRMLTSGSHPPAIVSSSTPQYPSAEQPTPQALYATVHQSYPHHATQLHAHQPQPATTPTGSQPQSQHAAPSPVQHQAGQAPHLGSGQPQQNLYHPGALTGTPPSLPPGPSAQSPQSSFPQPAAVYAIHPHQQLPHGFTNMAHVTQAHVQTGVTAAPPPHPGAPHPPQVMLLHPTQGHGGPPQGAVPPSGVPALSASTPSPYPYIGHPQALSDPDCLLT
- the Atxn2l gene encoding ataxin-2-like protein isoform X15, which translates into the protein MERGQSTGKGPPQSPVFEGVYNNSRMLHFLTAVVGSTCDVKVKNGTTYEGIFKTLSSKFELAVDAVHRKASEPAGGPRREDIVDTMVFKPSDVMLVHFRNVDFNYATKDKFTDSAIAMNSKVNGEHKEKVLQRWEGGDSNSDDYDLESDMSNGWDPNEMFKFNEENYGVKTTYDSSLSSYTVPLEKDNSEEFRQRELRAAQLAREIESSPQYRLRIAMENEDGRTEEEKHSAVQRQGSGRESPSLASREGKYIPLPQRVREGPRGGVRCSSSRGGRPGLSSLPPRGPHHLDNSSPGPGSETRGINGGPSRMSPKAQRPLRGGKTLSSPNSRPSGEASVPPPAAALPFLPVGRMYPPRSPKSAVPAPISTPCPEPPLGSAVATSAASIPVTSVVDPGAGSITPASPKISLTPTDVKEVPAKEPGRTLEPQDLARIAGKVSGLQNEQKRFQLEELRKFGAQFKLQPPSSPETSLDPFSPRILKEEAKGKEKEVDGLLTSESMGSPVSSKTESVSDKEDKPPLASAGGAEGSEQPPPPCPSQTGSPPVGLIKGDDKDEGPVAEQVKKSTLNPNAKEFNPTKPLLSVNKSTSTPTSPGPRTHSTPSIPVLTAGQSGLYSPQYISYIPQIHMGPAVQAPQMYPYPVSNSVPGQQGKYRGAKGSLPPQRSDQHQPASAPPMMQAAAAAGPPLVAATPYSSYIPYNPQQFPGQPAMMQPMAHYPSQPVFAPMLQSNQRMLTSGSHPPAIVSSSTPQYPSAEQPTPQALYATVHQSYPHHATQLHAHQPQPATTPTGSQPQSQHAAPSPVQHQAGQAPHLGSGQPQQNLYHPGALTGTPPSLPPGPSAQSPQSSFPQPAAVYAIHPHQQLPHGFTNMAHVTQAHVQTGVTAAPPPHPGAPHPPQVMLLHPTQGHGGPPQGAVPPSGVPALSASTPSPYPYIGHPQGEQPGQAPGFPGGADDRILCRVGRSHSRRRQGLAPGSVLCFPPSSLSCDPAAPLPTASPALSDPDCLLT